The nucleotide window TCGCCCCCGGATGGAAGCGCGTCGGCGAGCCCTCCGTCGTGCCGGCCGGAGAGGCCGCGGCGGATGCCGGAGCCGCCGAGTCGGAGCCGGCACCGCAGACCGGCGCCGTCGAACTCGTCGTCATCGGCATCCTCGGCGGCATCTACCTGCTGTACGTCGTGGGGTGGGCGATCACGGCATCCGGGCCCGCCGTGCTCGTCGGCGACCCCGTCGGCGACTTCATGTACGGCCTCGGCCGGTGGCTGGCCGTCATCGCCCCGGTCGTCTGGT belongs to Agromyces archimandritae and includes:
- a CDS encoding DNA polymerase III subunit gamma/tau, which encodes MAADTDGHGPEEDRDDDALRWAGDEDEPLAPGWKRVGEPSVVPAGEAAADAGAAESEPAPQTGAVELVVIGILGGIYLLYVVGWAITASGPAVLVGDPVGDFMYGLGRWLAVIAPVVWFLTTLWLAAGRRVPRLVWLVAGAVVLVPLPFLMRS